CTGACATTGCGCCGACCTGGGTTGCTGCCAGCACTCGATGACAAGATGTCACCAAACCATCCGACACCGGAATTGAGCGGTAGCGTTCTGCTTAGTCAGCGAGAGCTTGAAGTTTTACGGTTGATCGCCAAGGGTTATTCCAATCAACAGATTGCAGATGAGCTTTTTATCTCGCTACATACGGTAAAGACTCACGCGAGAAGGATACATGGAAAGTTGGGAGTGGAGCGAAGAACTCAGGCGGTGGCCAGTGCCAAGTTACTGGGGTTGAAACTCGATTGATATTATTGCTTTTATCCATGGATATCACTGTTTACTTGCCGGTCCGAGACGTTTGATAACTTTTAAACATGTGTGGTAACGGCTGTTTGATGTTCTTTGGAATCCAGCTTCGATAACTTTCGACTTTCAAGTGGCGCAGGGTCATTTGAATTCTGGAAGTGAGAAACTGATGATGAATTTTATAGAATATTATTCGGCTGTTCTGCCGGCATGGCTGTCTGGCGTCAGTGAGCAAAACCAGCAGCGTTATGCAGAGTTACTTCAGACCATGCAGGCTCAGGAAAGCCAGCGTGATCAGTTGCTCGGTAAAGCGGCATCGCTGAAGGCCTACGCCACTGAGCGGTGTAAAGAGTGGATCAATAGTGCGTTGGGTGTTGCGGCAGATCCGGAAAAAATCAACGTAACTTGCCGCTATCAGATCAAGGTCGGTCAACGAACTCTGGTCCAGGAAGACAAGCGCACGTTTGTAGAACTGGCGCTGTTCGGCCTGCATGATCGGGATCAGCGTTTCGATATGACCTTCGACGGTCAGGTCCCTTCGGGATTGTCCCGGTTGCGTGTGGAAAGCTGGTTGTCGAGCGTCGATCTTCGCTCGGAATTTTGGGACGTGCGTCAACAGGCTCTCAGTCACTACGACGTGGTAATGGCGCTGAGGGAAGTCTTGGGAGCGCGCACCGCCTACAGCCTGTTTGTCGCCAACCTGCAGGGCCATTTGGATCAACAACGTGTGAAGCTGGTTGAACGCTTCATGCAAGGCGACTGCAGTGTGTCGGCGTCACCCTTTGTGATCAATGGATACCGATTCGGCTTCAGGGACCTGATGGTCTTTCAGGAAAAGGCTGAGCCCTATGGCGGCTGCGCTCTATACGCTCCTGGTGCCCCGGAGGGGCGCGCCTGGACTCAGTTTCCCAATATTCGCGAACTTGAGTTTCACGTCGCTAGCTGGGTCAAAACGAAGCAAGGACTGGCCTATCTCATCGGGCAGGCGCATCCGACGGAGCGGCGCGCGCTGGAGAAATACGCGGCTATCCTGCGGCAACTTCCCAGCGCTTGGAAGGGTGCGACGCTCACCGAGTGGCCGATCTCGCCTGAGGGCATTCTTGTACAGGCAATTCTTCACCAGATTAACTGGGATCTGGCGCAGGAATCGCTAGCCCATCCTGCCGCTTATCGAAACGCGACGCGTGAGCTGCACCAATCGTTCTCCCGATTGAGCACCGAGTTGAAAGCGCTTTACACCGTTGGCACCCGCGAAGCCGGTTTAATTACTTATGAGCGGTTCTGCTACGACCTCATCAAGCATAAGATCGAAGACCTGTTGAGAACCTTCGGGAAAACAGTGCAGGTCAACCCCGATGAGATCCTTATTGATCTGAGTGAGAACGAACAGGTACCGCTCACTCAGTTGATAATCAAGGAAACGTCATTTTATGCTCATGAACGTGGCGGCGAAGTTATTGGAGTTTATCCCCGCTTTGTCGTGAGTGCGGAGCATCCGGCGCTGCCCGATCTGGATATACGTCAGCTGGCCAGCTGGTCGAGGACTTTACGTCCGGGCGAGCAATACATTGCCATGCTGCGTACCCACTACTTGAATAGTCAGCAACCGGATTACGATTTCAGGAAAGAGGTTCATTTCAAAGCCCGGCAAGCGGAAATGCATCACGCAGTACTGTCCAGTTTTTTCAGTGGAGTAATCACAAGTGGAGTGGCTGAGCAGTTGAGGATGTTGATAGCAGGTCTTAAAAAAGTGCCTGTTTCATACTTTCCACCGTTCGGAGAAACACCTTCCAGTGTGCAATACAGTGCGGTATTCAAATTTCATGTAAAAAGATGTCTTGTTGAAGGTGTGTATGTGTTCAGGCTGGTGAACAATCGCACCATTGATGAAATTCTCTACACTCCGGACGCACCGGACGGCGTCTATTTTCGCCCACTGAGTCAATTGTTCCAGTCGATAAAGGAGCATGGCCTGGGGCAGTATTTCTACAATCGGGTCAAATTCATTGATCAGCGGATCATGGGTACGTTCATCAATAATATTGAATATAGGAACATTACAGAAACACAGCCCGTCCTTGAGTTGAACAGTCGGGTGCTTGCGTTAGGCTCAAGTTACGATGAACGCATCGAACGAATCATTTCCGACGTGGATGCGCAAACTACCAGTCTCAACGAAATTATCAGCAGACTCGCTTATGACGCGGTGGTGTTAGCCTCAAGTGCCGTGAGTATGGTCATTCCGCCTGTTGGGCTGGCACTTACTTTGGTACAAATCACCAAAAACGTGCTGGATGGCGCCGAAGCCTACCGCTATGGCGATCGGGAATCGGCATTCAACAATTTCAAGGATGCCTTGCTCGATCTGGCATCGCTGGTGCCTGGCGGCAAGGAAGCGAGCAAGGCGCAAAAGACCTTGATCCAGCTCATGGGAGACAGCAAGGCGATCGCCGGTCTGGTTGCCTCCGCGACCGGCCAGTCCTTCGACTACGAACAGCTTTTGAAGCTACTCGAAGAAATTCTGCACGAGGAGCCAGCAGCCGACAGCAAAACGTTGTTGCTGTAACAATTCGGCCTGTCGCTGACTAGCGTTTCGGCAGCGCGTCGGCGCCAAACCCCATCCGCCAACTTACGGCCCGCGTCGCATCGAGTAATCGCTGCGCCGCAGGGCCGTTTTCGTCGGCATGAAACAGGGACGTCGGGCCGACGATGGTGAGCACCGCCGCGACCTGCCCGACCGCGTTGAACACCGGCGCGGACAACGCATCCACGCCCGGCATCAACAAGCCATGCACATGATGCAGGCCACGCTCGCGGATCTGCTCGCACAATGTGGTGTAGGTCTTTTCATCCTTCAGCGGATGACCGATCACGGCGATTTCCTGTTCGCGCAAATCAGCGGTTTCCCGGTTCGGCAGATAAGCGCTGAAGACCAGGCCGGTCGATGAACTGAGCAATGGCAACACCGAGCCCAGTTGCGTCACCACCGTCACGGCGCGCACGGCCGGTTCGATGTGCACGACGGTCGCGCCCTGGTTGCCCCACACCGCCAAAAAGCAGGTTTCGTTGAGTTCGTCGCGCAGTTCCGCCAATGGCAGGGCGGCGACTTTCAGCACGTCCATACTGTTGAGTGCCGCCAGACCCACGCGCAGCGCTTCGCGACCGAGTCCGTAATGGTTGGTGGCGGGATTCTGCTCGGCGAAGCCCGAAGCGATCAACGCCTGTAGATAGCGATGGACCTTGCTCGCCGGCATCTGCACGTGTTCGGCCAGGCGCGACAGCGAGGTCGAGGGTGACAATTCAGCCAGAGCCTTGAGGATGTCCGTGCCGACTTCCGCCGAGCGGACTTTCTGTTTGCCATTGCTGTCGCTGGGTTTTTCCATGATGCGGTCAGGTTCCGAAACGAATGGGCGTCTTTATAGCTTGACGCTGGATAGCGAGCAAATTACGTTATGCGTAATCAGATTACGATAATAACAACCCCGGCGTGTCGAGACCTCTGAGCCAGAGGAATGGGCCACGACCGACTCCCCGTTCAGGAGGCTCCATGAACCTCGATTCAACCGCGTCGGCGCTGGTTTATCAGTCCGGCTTCGGCAACGAATTCAGCACCGAAGCGTTGCCCGGTGCGCTGCCCGTTGGCCAGAACGCCCCGCAAAAAGCGCCATACGGCCTCTACACCGAATTGTTTTCCGGGACCGCATTCACCATGCCGCGCAGCGAAGCACGGCGCACCTGGATGTACCGGATTCATCCGTCGGCCAATCATCCGGCATTCGTCAAACAGGAACGGCAACTGGCCGGTGGCCCGCTGGGTGAAGTGACGCCGAATCGCCTGCGCTGGAATCCGCTGGAGCTGCCCACCGAGCCGACGGATTTCATCGACGGACTGGTCAGCATGGTGGCCAACGCGAGCGCAGAAAAACCGTCCGGGATCAGCATTTACAACTATGCCGCCAACCGTTCGATGGAGCGGGTTTTCTTCAATGCGGACGGCGAATTGTTGCTGGTACCGCAGCTCGGCCGTCTGCGCATTGCCACGGAATTGGGTGTGCTCGAAGTGGCGCCGCTGGAAATCGTGGTGCTGCCGCGCGGCCTGAAGTTTCGCGTCGAACTGCTTGACCCGCAGGCGCGCGGTTATGTTGCCGAAAATCACGGCGCGCCGCTGCGGCTGCCGGACCTGGGGCCGATCGGCAGCAATGGCCTGGCCAACCCACGGGACTTTCTGGCCCCGGTTGCGGCCTATGAAAACCTTCAGCAACCGACCACGCTGGTGCAGAAGTTTCTCGGCCAGTTGTGGGCCACCGAGCTCAACCATTCGCCGCTGAACGTGGTTGCCTGGCACGGCAACAACGTTCCGTATAAGTACGATCTGCGTCGCTTCAACACCATCGGTACGGTCAGTTTCGAT
This window of the Pseudomonas fluorescens genome carries:
- a CDS encoding dermonecrotic toxin domain-containing protein is translated as MMNFIEYYSAVLPAWLSGVSEQNQQRYAELLQTMQAQESQRDQLLGKAASLKAYATERCKEWINSALGVAADPEKINVTCRYQIKVGQRTLVQEDKRTFVELALFGLHDRDQRFDMTFDGQVPSGLSRLRVESWLSSVDLRSEFWDVRQQALSHYDVVMALREVLGARTAYSLFVANLQGHLDQQRVKLVERFMQGDCSVSASPFVINGYRFGFRDLMVFQEKAEPYGGCALYAPGAPEGRAWTQFPNIRELEFHVASWVKTKQGLAYLIGQAHPTERRALEKYAAILRQLPSAWKGATLTEWPISPEGILVQAILHQINWDLAQESLAHPAAYRNATRELHQSFSRLSTELKALYTVGTREAGLITYERFCYDLIKHKIEDLLRTFGKTVQVNPDEILIDLSENEQVPLTQLIIKETSFYAHERGGEVIGVYPRFVVSAEHPALPDLDIRQLASWSRTLRPGEQYIAMLRTHYLNSQQPDYDFRKEVHFKARQAEMHHAVLSSFFSGVITSGVAEQLRMLIAGLKKVPVSYFPPFGETPSSVQYSAVFKFHVKRCLVEGVYVFRLVNNRTIDEILYTPDAPDGVYFRPLSQLFQSIKEHGLGQYFYNRVKFIDQRIMGTFINNIEYRNITETQPVLELNSRVLALGSSYDERIERIISDVDAQTTSLNEIISRLAYDAVVLASSAVSMVIPPVGLALTLVQITKNVLDGAEAYRYGDRESAFNNFKDALLDLASLVPGGKEASKAQKTLIQLMGDSKAIAGLVASATGQSFDYEQLLKLLEEILHEEPAADSKTLLL
- a CDS encoding IclR family transcriptional regulator, which encodes MEKPSDSNGKQKVRSAEVGTDILKALAELSPSTSLSRLAEHVQMPASKVHRYLQALIASGFAEQNPATNHYGLGREALRVGLAALNSMDVLKVAALPLAELRDELNETCFLAVWGNQGATVVHIEPAVRAVTVVTQLGSVLPLLSSSTGLVFSAYLPNRETADLREQEIAVIGHPLKDEKTYTTLCEQIRERGLHHVHGLLMPGVDALSAPVFNAVGQVAAVLTIVGPTSLFHADENGPAAQRLLDATRAVSWRMGFGADALPKR
- the hmgA gene encoding homogentisate 1,2-dioxygenase, which encodes MNLDSTASALVYQSGFGNEFSTEALPGALPVGQNAPQKAPYGLYTELFSGTAFTMPRSEARRTWMYRIHPSANHPAFVKQERQLAGGPLGEVTPNRLRWNPLELPTEPTDFIDGLVSMVANASAEKPSGISIYNYAANRSMERVFFNADGELLLVPQLGRLRIATELGVLEVAPLEIVVLPRGLKFRVELLDPQARGYVAENHGAPLRLPDLGPIGSNGLANPRDFLAPVAAYENLQQPTTLVQKFLGQLWATELNHSPLNVVAWHGNNVPYKYDLRRFNTIGTVSFDHPDPSIFTVLASPTSVHGLANLDFVIFPPRWMVAENTFRPPWFHRNLMNEFMGLIQGEYDAKAEGFVPGGASLHSCMSAHGPDGETCTKAINADLKPVKIDNTMAFMFETSQVLRPSRFALDCPQLQSSYDACWATLPATFDPTRR